One Candidatus Profftella armatura genomic region harbors:
- the rpsF gene encoding 30S ribosomal protein S6, with the protein MRHYEIIFIVHPDQSEQVPDMIERYKKIIISGKGKIHRLEDWGRRSLAYQIKKVIKAHYICFNIEINKKTLLEIETSFRFNDAILRYLTIKTKKVETEESSFLRFIQKKESDQK; encoded by the coding sequence ATGCGTCATTATGAGATTATATTTATCGTTCATCCAGATCAAAGTGAGCAAGTTCCAGATATGATTGAGCGTTATAAAAAAATTATAATTTCCGGAAAGGGGAAAATACATCGCTTAGAAGATTGGGGGCGTCGATCTTTAGCTTATCAAATAAAAAAAGTAATAAAAGCACATTATATATGTTTTAATATAGAAATTAATAAAAAAACTTTATTGGAAATTGAAACAAGTTTTAGATTTAATGATGCAATTTTAAGATATTTAACAATAAAAACTAAAAAAGTTGAAACTGAAGAATCATCTTTTTTAAGATTTATTCAGAAAAAAGAAAGTGATCAAAAATAA
- the rplI gene encoding 50S ribosomal protein L9: protein MQVILLKDIPNLGKLGEIIKVKNGYARNFLIPKNKARHATKFVIKEFEEKRIKLEKTAFTIFLNAKKIGEEIKKLNINIIKKSGVDGKLFGSVTNSDIVKELEKKGLKIEKNKIKLPNNSIKKIGNYYIDILLHSKLKINKMISVSSEIKT from the coding sequence ATGCAAGTTATTTTATTAAAAGATATTCCTAATTTAGGAAAATTGGGTGAAATTATAAAAGTAAAAAATGGTTATGCACGTAATTTTTTAATTCCAAAAAATAAAGCTCGACATGCAACAAAATTTGTTATTAAAGAATTTGAAGAAAAACGTATTAAATTAGAAAAAACTGCTTTTACAATTTTTTTAAATGCTAAAAAAATAGGAGAAGAAATTAAAAAGTTAAATATAAATATTATTAAAAAATCTGGGGTTGATGGAAAATTATTTGGTTCTGTAACTAATTCTGATATTGTCAAAGAACTTGAAAAAAAAGGATTAAAAATAGAAAAAAATAAAATTAAATTACCAAATAATTCAATTAAAAAAATTGGAAATTATTATATAGATATACTATTACATAGTAAATTAAAAATTAATAAAATGATTTCTGTTTCTAGTGAAATAAAAACTTAA
- the tyrS gene encoding tyrosine--tRNA ligase, giving the protein MNSKLKYKIKNNSSIKPFLISDKIFNSLEIIKNGTKELLLEEELIKKLIRSENTNKPLRIKLGFDPTSPDIHLGHIIVLDKLHQLQNLGHQVIFLVGDFTAIIGDPTGKNITRPLLTDEQINFNAQTYFSQISLILDIEKTKICYNSKWCNKLSAKDIIKLTSCYNVARMMERDDFTKRYKNGISISIHEFLYPLIQGYDSVALKSDLELGGVDQKFNLLIAREIQRNYFQEPQCTLTMPLLEGLDGIQKMSKSKDNYIGITEPSNIMFAKIMSISDSMMWRYYELILKYSLNTISNFKTEIIAGKNPRDFKIILAKKIVTRFHSKSAAKNALYDFIKRSKGEIPDNIPELEIHGAPFYIGNLLKKINLCPSISSALRMIEQRGIRVNGVIISDKNLQLNSGTFVLQVGKRKFIRVKLL; this is encoded by the coding sequence ATGAATTCTAAATTAAAATATAAAATTAAAAATAACTCTTCAATAAAACCTTTTCTTATATCTGATAAAATATTTAATTCATTAGAAATAATTAAAAATGGCACTAAAGAATTATTATTGGAAGAAGAGCTTATAAAAAAATTAATACGTTCTGAAAATACAAATAAACCTTTACGTATTAAACTTGGATTTGATCCAACTAGTCCTGATATACATTTGGGACATATTATAGTTTTAGATAAATTGCATCAATTACAAAATCTAGGTCATCAGGTAATTTTTTTAGTTGGAGATTTTACTGCAATAATTGGTGACCCAACTGGAAAAAATATTACTCGTCCATTATTAACAGATGAACAAATTAATTTTAATGCGCAAACTTATTTTTCACAAATTTCTTTAATATTAGATATAGAAAAAACTAAGATTTGTTATAATTCTAAATGGTGTAATAAATTAAGTGCAAAAGATATTATTAAATTAACATCTTGTTATAATGTAGCTCGTATGATGGAAAGAGATGATTTTACAAAAAGATATAAAAATGGAATATCAATCTCAATACATGAATTTTTATATCCTCTAATTCAAGGTTATGATTCAGTGGCATTAAAATCTGATCTTGAATTAGGAGGAGTAGATCAAAAATTTAATTTATTAATTGCTAGAGAAATACAAAGAAATTATTTTCAAGAACCCCAATGTACTTTAACAATGCCATTATTAGAGGGTTTAGATGGAATTCAGAAAATGTCAAAATCCAAAGATAATTATATTGGTATTACTGAGCCGAGTAATATTATGTTTGCTAAAATAATGAGCATATCTGACTCAATGATGTGGCGTTATTATGAATTAATACTTAAATATTCCTTAAATACTATTTCTAATTTTAAAACAGAAATTATTGCCGGAAAAAATCCTCGTGATTTTAAGATTATTTTAGCTAAAAAAATTGTAACTCGTTTTCATTCAAAATCTGCGGCTAAAAATGCTTTATATGATTTTATAAAACGTTCTAAAGGTGAGATTCCAGATAATATTCCGGAATTAGAAATACATGGTGCACCATTTTATATTGGAAATTTACTTAAAAAAATTAACTTATGTCCCTCTATTTCTAGCGCACTAAGAATGATTGAGCAAAGGGGAATTCGCGTTAATGGAGTTATAATTAGTGATAAAAATTTACAATTAAATAGTGGTACTTTTGTATTACAAGTTGGAAAACGTAAGTTTATCCGAGTAAAATTACTATAA
- a CDS encoding Mth938-like domain-containing protein: MELKKIINTKHQTIVAYTNYGVKFRNGIFYTKSFLVSPEIDPIFWSINKYNFLTKKDFIHISKFNPSVVILGTGNIQHFIHPKLTYILTQKNIGIECMNNQAACRTYNILVSDDIKAMLALILD; the protein is encoded by the coding sequence ATGGAATTAAAAAAAATTATAAATACAAAACATCAAACTATTGTTGCTTATACTAATTATGGTGTTAAATTTAGAAACGGAATTTTTTATACAAAAAGTTTTTTAGTATCACCAGAAATAGATCCTATTTTTTGGTCTATAAATAAATATAATTTTCTTACTAAAAAAGATTTTATTCATATTTCTAAATTTAATCCAAGTGTAGTAATTTTAGGAACTGGTAATATTCAACATTTTATTCATCCAAAATTAACTTATATTTTAACTCAAAAAAATATTGGAATTGAATGTATGAATAATCAAGCGGCATGTCGTACTTATAATATTTTAGTATCTGATGATATTAAAGCAATGTTAGCTCTTATTTTAGATTGA
- a CDS encoding 5'-3' exonuclease encodes MQNTLLLVDGSSCIYRAFYALPDIRNIDNFPVGALYGTIKMLRKLYKNYRATYIACIFDAKGKNFRNILYPSYKATRKKMPYNLILQINLIHQMIKAIGWPILIIKGVEADDVIGTLAKQAVTKHNLKVIISTNDKDMAQLVSNKIALINNNKIHDRTTIISRFGVSPEKIVDYFSLIGDMSDNLPGVKKIGPKTAVKLLNQYNSLENIINNANNIKGVIGKNLRFALNWLPKLKKLLTIKTDCDLTKNIVSIPESLILQPKDEKLLMQLFNKYKLNKLNFLMH; translated from the coding sequence ATGCAAAATACCTTGTTATTAGTAGATGGTTCTAGTTGTATATATAGAGCGTTTTATGCGTTACCTGATATAAGAAATATAGATAATTTTCCAGTTGGCGCATTATATGGTACAATAAAAATGTTACGTAAATTATATAAAAATTATAGGGCAACTTACATTGCTTGCATATTTGATGCAAAAGGAAAAAATTTTAGAAATATTTTATATCCATCTTATAAAGCTACGCGAAAAAAAATGCCATATAATTTAATTTTACAAATCAATCTAATTCATCAAATGATAAAAGCAATAGGTTGGCCAATTTTAATAATAAAAGGAGTTGAAGCTGACGATGTAATTGGAACACTTGCTAAACAGGCTGTTACTAAACATAATTTAAAAGTTATTATTTCGACTAATGATAAAGATATGGCGCAATTAGTAAGCAATAAAATTGCTCTTATTAATAATAATAAAATACATGATCGTACAACTATTATTTCTAGGTTTGGTGTGTCACCAGAAAAAATTGTTGATTATTTTAGTTTAATAGGTGATATGTCAGATAACTTACCTGGTGTTAAAAAAATTGGACCTAAAACAGCTGTTAAATTATTAAATCAATATAATTCTTTAGAAAATATTATAAATAATGCCAATAACATTAAAGGTGTAATTGGAAAAAATTTACGATTTGCATTAAATTGGTTACCAAAATTAAAAAAATTATTAACAATAAAAACTGACTGTGATCTTACTAAAAATATAGTATCAATTCCAGAATCTTTAATTCTTCAACCTAAAGATGAAAAATTATTAATGCAATTATTTAATAAATATAAGTTAAATAAGCTAAATTTCTTGATGCATTAA
- the dnaB gene encoding replicative DNA helicase → MLVPFNTENKKFRVPPHSIESEQSVLGGLLLDNTAWDKIADCLNSDYFYRYDHRLIFKHIIKLINSSHPADVITVFDSLSNTGNAEEIGGLSYLNSLAQNIPSAANIRRYAEIVRDRGILRKLITVTDEISSQAFISRGKEVKQILDEAESKIFSIAEKEICINKGFQQIQPLLNRVIKRINKLHNRGTNDNDVTGISTGFFELDKITSGLQPGDLIIVAGRPSMGKTAFSLNIGEHIAIENKLPVAIFSMEMSGIQLAMRMLGSVGKLDQHKLRTGRLSSDDWPRINDSIKKINKSQLYIDETPSLNVIELRANSRRLSRQCGKIGVIIIDYLQLMSANSRGENRATEISEISRNLKGLAKEINCPILALSQLNRSLEQRQNKRPIMSDLRESGAIEQDADVILFIYRDEVYNQNSADKGIAEIIVSKQRNGPIGNIRLTFSGQYTKFNNF, encoded by the coding sequence ATGCTTGTACCATTTAATACTGAAAATAAAAAATTTCGTGTACCACCGCATTCTATTGAATCAGAACAATCTGTTTTAGGAGGATTATTACTTGATAATACTGCTTGGGATAAAATTGCAGATTGTTTAAATTCAGATTATTTTTATCGTTATGATCACAGATTAATTTTTAAACATATTATAAAATTAATTAATTCATCACATCCAGCGGATGTTATTACTGTATTTGATTCATTATCCAATACTGGTAATGCTGAAGAAATAGGAGGTTTATCTTATTTAAATTCTTTAGCGCAAAATATACCATCAGCCGCTAATATTCGACGTTATGCTGAAATAGTTAGAGATAGAGGAATATTAAGAAAATTAATCACAGTTACTGATGAAATATCTAGTCAAGCTTTTATTTCTAGAGGGAAAGAAGTAAAACAAATATTAGATGAAGCAGAATCAAAAATTTTTTCAATTGCAGAAAAAGAAATATGTATAAATAAAGGTTTTCAACAAATTCAACCATTATTAAATCGGGTTATAAAACGTATTAATAAATTACATAATAGGGGTACTAATGATAATGATGTTACTGGTATTTCAACTGGTTTTTTTGAACTTGATAAAATAACATCTGGATTACAACCTGGAGACTTAATAATTGTTGCAGGAAGACCTTCTATGGGGAAAACTGCTTTTTCTCTCAATATAGGAGAGCATATTGCAATTGAAAATAAATTACCTGTTGCTATATTTTCAATGGAAATGAGTGGAATTCAATTAGCTATGAGAATGCTTGGTTCAGTTGGAAAATTAGATCAACATAAATTAAGAACTGGTCGTCTTTCTAGTGATGATTGGCCAAGAATAAATGATTCAATTAAAAAAATTAATAAATCTCAATTATATATTGATGAAACCCCATCTTTAAATGTAATAGAATTACGAGCAAATTCAAGACGTTTATCTAGACAATGTGGAAAAATTGGTGTAATTATAATCGATTATTTACAATTAATGTCCGCAAATTCTAGAGGAGAAAATAGAGCAACTGAAATTTCTGAAATTTCCAGAAATTTAAAGGGATTAGCTAAAGAAATTAATTGCCCAATACTTGCTTTATCACAATTAAATCGTTCTTTAGAGCAACGTCAAAATAAACGTCCTATAATGTCAGATTTACGTGAATCTGGTGCCATTGAACAAGATGCTGATGTTATTTTATTTATATATCGTGATGAAGTTTATAATCAAAATTCAGCTGACAAAGGTATTGCCGAAATTATTGTTAGTAAACAGCGTAATGGTCCAATTGGTAATATTAGACTAACTTTTTCTGGTCAATATACTAAATTTAATAATTTTTAA
- the ruvX gene encoding Holliday junction resolvase RuvX, with the protein MSNNLIKSFPNIEIIFGFDFGFKRIGIAFGNTLIKHAKPLKIIHSITNKAKFNEISKLVEKWKPKYFVVGFPTYIDMTSEKHKVAIRCKRFANQLYGRYSIKTFMINENYSSIIIKNYRKKYIDSQSAALILQQYFNEKL; encoded by the coding sequence ATGTCTAATAATTTAATTAAATCTTTTCCTAATATTGAAATTATATTTGGTTTTGATTTTGGATTTAAAAGAATAGGAATTGCATTTGGAAATACCTTAATAAAACATGCAAAACCTTTGAAAATTATTCATTCGATAACTAATAAAGCAAAATTTAATGAAATTTCTAAATTAGTAGAAAAGTGGAAACCAAAGTATTTTGTGGTTGGTTTTCCAACATATATTGATATGACTTCTGAAAAACATAAAGTAGCAATCAGATGTAAGCGATTTGCTAATCAACTATATGGACGTTATTCAATTAAAACATTTATGATTAACGAAAATTATTCATCAATTATAATTAAAAATTATCGTAAAAAATATATAGATTCTCAATCAGCCGCTCTTATATTACAACAATATTTTAATGAAAAATTATAA
- the def gene encoding peptide deformylase: MTLLPIIYYPDIRLKKIAEPITKFDINLKKIIFNMTETMYHAMGIGLAASQVDIHKQLLILDISKNNNQLQVFINPKIIWYSKEKQIYNEGCLSLPGIFNKIKRSKRIRVHALNIEGKMFEIIAEGLLAICLQHEIDHLNGKIFIEYLSNFKKERIIKKFLKNIKK; this comes from the coding sequence ATGACTTTATTACCTATTATTTATTATCCAGATATACGTTTAAAAAAAATAGCAGAACCGATTACAAAGTTTGATATAAATTTAAAAAAAATAATTTTTAATATGACAGAAACTATGTATCATGCTATGGGAATTGGTTTAGCTGCTTCACAGGTTGATATACATAAACAATTATTAATATTAGATATTTCAAAAAATAATAATCAATTACAGGTTTTTATAAATCCAAAAATTATATGGTATAGCAAGGAAAAACAAATTTATAATGAAGGTTGTTTATCATTACCTGGGATATTTAATAAAATAAAACGATCTAAACGTATTCGAGTACATGCATTAAATATTGAAGGAAAAATGTTTGAAATAATAGCTGAAGGATTGTTAGCAATTTGTTTGCAACATGAAATAGATCATTTAAATGGAAAAATATTTATTGAATATTTATCTAATTTTAAAAAAGAAAGAATTATAAAAAAATTTTTGAAAAATATTAAAAAATAA
- a CDS encoding YqgE/AlgH family protein gives MTKQKKKILSSKVDVLNAINNNTLSIPLKNHDDNISDENYDIDCSDAKSLFNLTNHFLIAMPGFSTPFFDGAVVYLCEHNSNGAFGIIINKPTDMTINILLDNDSNLKLKLVPNTKEFILEKTTKTIMFGGPIQIDRGFVLHNITNEKSPIFNSTLNIASDISLTTSRDILESFSRGDGPSQLLISLGCSGWGAGQLEEEIMNNHWLIVDANSEVIFDVPCEQRFFAAVKLLGVNPLMLSNQYGYV, from the coding sequence ATGACTAAACAAAAAAAAAAAATATTATCATCTAAAGTTGACGTTCTTAACGCTATTAATAATAATACATTAAGTATACCATTAAAAAATCATGATGATAATATCTCTGATGAAAATTATGATATTGATTGTAGTGATGCTAAGTCGTTATTTAATTTAACTAATCATTTTTTAATTGCTATGCCTGGTTTTTCTACCCCATTTTTTGATGGAGCAGTAGTATATTTATGTGAACATAATTCAAATGGTGCATTTGGTATCATAATTAATAAACCAACTGATATGACTATAAATATTTTATTAGATAACGATAGTAATTTAAAACTAAAATTAGTTCCAAATACAAAAGAATTTATTTTAGAAAAAACAACAAAAACTATTATGTTTGGTGGTCCTATTCAAATTGATAGAGGTTTTGTGTTACATAATATTACTAATGAAAAATCACCAATTTTTAATTCAACTTTAAATATAGCTTCTGACATTTCATTGACTACTTCTAGAGATATATTAGAATCCTTTTCTAGAGGAGACGGACCATCCCAGTTATTAATAAGCTTAGGTTGCTCAGGATGGGGGGCTGGTCAATTAGAGGAGGAAATTATGAATAATCATTGGTTAATAGTTGACGCTAATTCTGAAGTTATTTTTGATGTTCCATGTGAACAACGATTTTTTGCTGCAGTAAAATTATTAGGAGTTAACCCATTAATGTTAAGCAATCAATATGGATATGTCTAA
- the rpsR gene encoding 30S ribosomal protein S18 — MIFGKKNNKNRFKQKRQQQNPLFKRKKFCRFTVMNIKQIDYKDIETLKDFIQENGKIMAARLTGTCSHYQRQVDKAIKRARFLALLPYTDLHNR; from the coding sequence ATGATATTTGGCAAAAAAAATAATAAAAATAGATTTAAACAAAAACGTCAACAACAAAATCCACTTTTTAAAAGAAAAAAATTTTGTAGATTTACCGTAATGAACATTAAACAAATTGATTACAAAGACATTGAAACATTAAAAGATTTTATTCAAGAAAATGGAAAAATTATGGCAGCCAGATTAACAGGAACATGTTCTCATTATCAACGCCAGGTTGATAAAGCAATTAAACGCGCTCGTTTTTTAGCGTTATTGCCGTATACTGATTTACATAATAGATAA
- a CDS encoding symmetrical bis(5'-nucleosyl)-tetraphosphatase translates to MKTTYAIGDVHGCKKSLSILLKKIHKKSPEANFIFLGDLINKGPQSLDTLRMVYSMRNYAKIVLGNHEIHLLDVLININKKSKLDTFDDILDAPDKKKLVSWLRTQPLAIYYKKYLMIHAGVAKQWTAQQTIKLSHQVEKILRTSYWKNLFFKLYNHNSINWDNHLHTIHLNTIDKLQFIINTLTRTRFCKIDGTIEFIKKNIKNNNFQSNYIPWFDLPNRKTIDITVLFGHWSTLGLIMKPNIICLDTGCVWGNKLTALCLEDRSIIQVNNF, encoded by the coding sequence ATGAAAACAACTTATGCTATAGGAGATGTTCATGGTTGTAAAAAATCACTTTCTATACTTTTAAAAAAAATTCATAAAAAATCTCCTGAAGCTAATTTTATATTCTTAGGAGATTTAATTAATAAAGGTCCCCAATCTTTAGATACTCTACGAATGGTTTATTCAATGAGAAATTATGCTAAAATAGTTTTAGGAAATCATGAAATACATTTATTAGATGTTTTAATTAATATTAATAAAAAAAGTAAACTTGATACTTTTGATGATATTTTAGATGCTCCAGATAAAAAAAAATTAGTATCTTGGTTGCGTACGCAACCATTAGCTATATATTATAAAAAATATCTTATGATCCATGCTGGAGTAGCTAAACAATGGACAGCTCAACAAACTATAAAATTATCTCATCAAGTGGAAAAAATATTAAGAACATCTTATTGGAAAAATTTATTTTTTAAATTATATAATCATAATTCAATAAATTGGGATAATCATTTACATACAATACATTTAAATACAATAGATAAATTACAATTTATTATTAATACATTAACACGCACAAGATTTTGTAAAATAGATGGAACAATAGAATTTATAAAAAAAAATATAAAAAATAATAATTTTCAAAGTAATTATATACCATGGTTTGATTTGCCTAATAGGAAAACAATTGATATTACTGTGCTATTCGGGCATTGGTCAACTTTAGGATTAATAATGAAACCTAATATCATTTGCTTAGATACTGGTTGCGTTTGGGGTAACAAACTTACAGCATTATGTCTTGAAGATCGTTCAATAATTCAAGTAAATAATTTTTAA
- the sbcB gene encoding exodeoxyribonuclease I, which translates to MAQKIMIDGNSTFLWYDYETFGLNVRRDRPFQFAAIRTDIMLNTIDNPIMLYCKPAPDFLPDPRACLITKITPQFCLNNGIPEYKFASIIEKIFLKPGTISVGYNTILFDDEITRFMFWRNLINPYEREWKNNCSRWDLINVIKAFYVLSPYGITWPYKNNGKPSFKLEHLSFVNNLSHKKAHDALSDVRATLGLARLIRNNNPRLFNFILSLRKKKYVLAEIGWPIARPFFYITHMFSSKHSYISLMWPICIHPMNKNILITWNLLHDPKKFLLNDINKIRDYLCFKKNSFKEDIPISMIHLNRSPIVISNLKVLSSNLMFRYKFDLNCAFKNIKCASSILNNTYIWKKIFLDYKINNSDLELNIDEELYNNFISKKDNFKLAILRSMSPKKLSNVNFCFENKKLEELIFLYRARNFIETLSYKELKRWKKYRISRFYNKKNNLYNINMFYLEIESLLKKANEHDTKILNALLMYGKSITQKI; encoded by the coding sequence TTGGCACAAAAAATTATGATAGATGGAAATTCTACTTTTCTTTGGTATGATTATGAAACATTTGGTTTAAATGTTAGAAGAGATAGGCCATTTCAGTTTGCCGCAATTCGAACTGATATTATGCTTAATACAATTGATAATCCAATTATGTTATATTGCAAACCAGCTCCTGATTTTTTACCTGATCCAAGGGCTTGTTTAATTACAAAAATCACCCCTCAATTTTGCTTAAATAATGGTATACCAGAGTATAAATTTGCATCTATTATTGAAAAAATTTTTTTAAAACCAGGTACGATTAGTGTTGGTTATAATACAATTTTGTTTGATGATGAAATTACTCGATTTATGTTTTGGAGAAATTTAATTAATCCCTATGAAAGAGAATGGAAAAATAATTGCAGTCGCTGGGATTTAATTAATGTAATAAAAGCTTTTTATGTATTAAGTCCATATGGAATAACATGGCCATATAAGAATAATGGTAAACCAAGTTTTAAATTAGAGCATTTAAGTTTTGTTAATAATTTATCACACAAAAAAGCCCATGATGCTTTATCGGATGTTCGTGCTACATTAGGTTTAGCTAGATTAATACGTAATAATAATCCTAGATTGTTTAATTTTATTTTATCATTACGAAAAAAAAAATATGTTTTAGCGGAAATAGGATGGCCAATTGCTCGTCCATTTTTTTATATTACTCATATGTTTTCTTCTAAACATAGTTATATTTCTCTTATGTGGCCTATTTGCATACATCCAATGAATAAAAATATATTAATTACTTGGAATTTATTACATGATCCTAAAAAATTTTTATTAAATGATATTAATAAAATTCGAGATTATTTATGTTTTAAAAAGAATTCTTTCAAAGAAGATATACCAATAAGCATGATTCATCTAAATAGATCACCAATAGTAATTAGTAATTTAAAAGTATTATCATCAAATTTAATGTTTCGTTATAAATTCGATTTAAATTGTGCTTTTAAGAACATAAAATGTGCCTCATCTATATTAAATAATACTTATATTTGGAAGAAAATTTTTTTAGATTATAAAATAAATAATTCTGATTTAGAATTAAATATTGATGAGGAATTATATAATAATTTTATTAGTAAAAAAGATAATTTTAAATTAGCTATTTTAAGATCCATGTCTCCTAAAAAATTATCTAATGTTAATTTTTGTTTTGAAAATAAAAAATTAGAAGAGTTAATTTTTCTTTATCGAGCAAGAAATTTTATAGAAACATTATCTTATAAAGAATTAAAGCGCTGGAAGAAATATCGTATTTCTCGATTTTATAATAAAAAAAATAATCTTTATAACATAAATATGTTTTATTTAGAAATAGAATCTTTATTAAAAAAAGCAAATGAACATGATACAAAAATATTAAATGCATTATTGATGTATGGAAAAAGTATTACTCAAAAAATATGA
- a CDS encoding class I SAM-dependent methyltransferase — MHNTIISNKDIFHSNLLKNLIIKDIYEKNGWISFKRYMELALYEKNLGYYNNNSIKFGEHGDFTTAPEISSFFGITLTKLAIEIFEQTEPIIIEFGSGSGKLAKDILTAFSLFNIKLKKYIIIEISPKLRNRQKKMLINFTNVEWLNSCPKNFSGLIILNEVLDAMPVSLVRKGINYWYERGVTWINNKKKGKFVFKDRPCDLNFIKQITNAKFLPIGYLTEIHSVAIKFIKSLAKTLINNKKNQSKNNSVLILLIDYGFPSHEYYLDQRSQGTLMCHYKHNMHFDPFYLPGLQDITSHIDFTAIAKIATDNGLDLLNYTSQSGFLINSGICSILSQFMLKNNILQYLKKTNSVKKLISLGEMGELFKILVLGKYIKFPNKFLRYDRSHRL; from the coding sequence ATGCATAATACTATTATCTCTAATAAGGATATATTTCATTCTAATTTATTAAAAAATTTAATTATAAAAGATATATACGAAAAAAATGGTTGGATTTCATTTAAACGATATATGGAACTAGCTTTATATGAAAAAAATCTAGGTTATTATAATAATAATTCTATTAAATTCGGTGAACATGGTGATTTTACAACAGCACCTGAAATTTCATCATTTTTTGGTATAACATTAACTAAATTAGCAATAGAAATTTTTGAACAAACTGAACCTATAATAATAGAATTTGGATCTGGTAGTGGAAAATTAGCTAAAGATATTCTTACTGCATTTAGTTTATTTAATATTAAACTTAAAAAATATATTATTATTGAAATATCTCCTAAATTGCGTAATAGACAAAAAAAAATGTTAATTAATTTTACAAATGTAGAATGGCTGAATAGTTGTCCAAAGAATTTTTCTGGTTTAATTATATTAAATGAAGTATTAGATGCTATGCCAGTATCTTTAGTAAGAAAAGGTATAAATTATTGGTATGAAAGAGGCGTTACATGGATTAATAATAAAAAAAAAGGAAAATTTGTATTTAAAGATCGTCCTTGTGATTTAAATTTTATTAAACAAATAACTAATGCAAAATTTCTTCCAATTGGATATTTAACAGAAATACATTCAGTTGCTATAAAATTTATAAAATCATTAGCAAAAACATTAATAAATAACAAAAAAAATCAATCAAAAAATAATAGTGTATTAATTTTGTTGATAGATTATGGATTTCCATCTCATGAATATTATTTAGATCAAAGATCTCAAGGGACTTTGATGTGTCATTATAAACATAATATGCATTTTGATCCATTTTATTTACCTGGTTTACAAGATATAACTTCTCATATTGATTTTACAGCAATTGCAAAAATAGCAACTGATAACGGATTAGATTTATTAAATTACACAAGTCAATCTGGATTTTTAATAAATTCTGGTATTTGTAGTATTTTATCTCAATTTATGCTTAAAAATAATATTTTACAATATTTAAAAAAAACCAATAGTGTAAAAAAATTAATTTCTTTAGGAGAGATGGGAGAATTATTTAAAATACTAGTATTAGGTAAATATATAAAATTTCCTAATAAATTTTTACGATACGATCGAAGTCATCGTTTATAA